The following coding sequences are from one Paenibacillus sp. JDR-2 window:
- a CDS encoding DUF6385 domain-containing protein yields MDAVLGATITAGTITAVLGTTITAGTVAISGGTVALSGGTVAVSGATITAGTLDALLGATITAGTLDAVLGATITAGTITAVLGTTITAGTVAVSAATLTGGTLNAVLGTTITAGTVAVSGATITAGTLDALLGATITAGTLTAVLGTTITAGTVAVSAATITGGTLNAVLGTTITAGTLTALLGATITAGTLSSVTSISQKSFQEVANLNNLTADAYTAVPAITTSVFGTYSYFVYNKGPGTNAATARVEISANGTNWYTDVESVTGIAVGSVDVLVPQRFLKYTRLAYRSTTTGSATTVDVYFNGQGT; encoded by the coding sequence TTGGATGCAGTTTTAGGAGCAACAATCACAGCAGGAACGATCACAGCGGTACTTGGTACTACGATCACAGCAGGTACGGTAGCGATCTCAGGCGGGACAGTAGCGCTTTCGGGCGGCACTGTGGCCGTGTCTGGGGCGACGATCACAGCGGGAACGCTGGATGCATTGTTGGGAGCTACTATTACAGCGGGCACATTGGATGCAGTTTTAGGAGCAACAATCACAGCAGGAACGATCACGGCGGTACTTGGCACGACAATCACAGCCGGTACAGTGGCGGTGTCTGCAGCAACGTTAACCGGAGGCACATTAAATGCCGTCCTAGGCACAACAATTACAGCTGGTACGGTGGCCGTATCCGGAGCAACAATTACCGCAGGAACGCTGGACGCCTTGCTTGGCGCGACGATCACGGCGGGAACATTGACAGCAGTGCTTGGCACAACGATCACGGCTGGTACTGTGGCGGTATCCGCAGCAACGATAACCGGAGGAACGTTAAACGCCGTCCTAGGCACAACGATTACAGCCGGTACCTTGACTGCGTTGCTTGGAGCAACCATTACCGCGGGTACTTTAAGCAGTGTCACTTCTATTTCTCAAAAGAGCTTCCAAGAAGTAGCGAACCTGAATAACCTAACAGCAGATGCATATACGGCTGTACCGGCTATTACGACCAGCGTATTTGGCACTTATTCTTACTTTGTCTACAACAAAGGTCCGGGAACAAATGCGGCGACTGCGCGTGTTGAGATCAGCGCTAACGGAACGAACTGGTATACCGACGTGGAAAGCGTAACGGGTATCGCGGTAGGCTCGGTTGATGTGCTTGTGCCGCAGCGTTTTCTGAAATATACGAGACTGGCTTACCGTTCGACAACGACGGGCAGTGCTACCACCGTCGACGTATACTTCAATGGCCAAGGCACGTAG